The genomic region atTTGCACTTCTAATCATCTCAATAGATCTCAAAAATCGCACCATTTCGTTCTCTCTTACTATCAACAATGTCGCAGAGGAGCAATGCATCATCATCTCGAACAAGAGTTTCATCACAAGTTGTTCTTTTTTGTGGTTGTGGTAGAAGGGCTGTTAGGCGTGTTGCTGGAACAAATATTAACAGAGGAAGGATGTTTTTCACTTGTTCAATTAATAAGGTATGTCTATTTCACATTTATTGATTTAGGGTTTTGATTTCACATTGGGGGTTTTGATTTAGGGTTTCTATTTGGGGCTTTTCAGGATGAAGTTGGATATTGTGGATACTTTATTTGGGTTGATCAATTGATTGAAGCACTTGGAGTTGATGATTCACTTGGGACATTTTCCATGGAACAAAGAAGACAATTTGGAAGAGAGGAAGATAAGACAATGTGGAAGACTCAAGTTAACTCAAAGCTTGATTGTATGGGGATTGAAATGAAGATGTTTAGAACAATTGTCTATGGAATGTTCTTAATCCAATTGTTGTCAATGGTGGTGTTTGTATGTAACTGTCATTTTAGTCCCTGAAAGATATACGTTTATATTGTTTTAGTCCCTGAGAGTTGAAaagtttttgataaaaaaacctaaaacgtgacttttgattgttttttaattaaaaaaacattatttaaataaataaatgtttaatgtCACTTTGGTCCCTCACTACGTGGCATGTCTGTGTGGCACTAAACGTGCCACATCAGCGAAAACTGACGACGTTAACTACTCCATTCACGACAGGGACTAACGTGACTAACCGATTGCACTTTCAGGAACTATTTTGCAATTTATCTCGATTCAGGGATCAAATTGACAGCGAGTTACACTTTCAGGGatcaaaatgactatttatccttATTCTTCTACAAGATTTTTGGAGTACTTGGAAGAAAAGCTTCGAAGATAGAAATTGCTTATGATGGATCTATTCTACAAGATATCATTCCACACTTCTCAATATGGTTCTATCACTTTGATTATGGGTATTCTTCACGTTTTTGTAACAAAGCTGCATATATTCATGTGCTTGTTTTGCTAAACCTCTCGTGATTCTTGTATATAGATTGAGTATATCCTCCAAATTTATCTTACCTCAATCCTAAAAAATACTAGTTTTCAACCCCCTAAGGccgtagagaaaaaaaaaagtatatcccccatatttattatcaaaatagtagtttttttttaaaaaaaacattaattatcttaaaaaataaataaaaaatctattacAAGCTAACAtttgagattttaatttttactttgccACTTTTTCTTATTAAGGTTAactattaatgtttttaaaatcagaTAATTACGGTTGAATAGTGgttgaattaataataattaaatgatatataaaacacgtagcattaaataaatattatatcataattttattatactaaaaaccaaaataaaatatcatttttatagatttttaacATGAAATATACATAAAAAGTTGAAATCAAATACACCATAGTATTTccataaaaattatcataatattatAGGTTTACATGCTAACAAAATACAATATATCTATTAACAATAACAAGTTTAcaataagaatgaaaaagaaaatgaaaaattatttaaaactgtACGGGATTAATTGTTGAAactaattgttgaataatcttgAATGTACTTAATTATGTACAATAAACTTTAATTCAGTTTAAGTTTGATTAATTTTCACAATAATGTCCGTATATGACcctataaaaaattgatttacgGTATTAGATATTGTTAAACTAATACATTTGTGataacattacaaaaaaaatgtaaatatgtggctaaaaatataaattaaaacagaaaTGCTAAATAGTACGAGAAGTTCGTAAGAGAACAAGCTAAGAttagtattttagtttttcGACTTTTTctccccaaggatccattaagCCAAACCCTTATTCTGATTGGCGAATGCTttctttttattggttaaaatcaCTTAAATTCCTACTAAAAGTTCTCGTAACAAATAGCTCTTCTTAAATTAAAAAGCTATGGTTATGTTTCTTAAATTAtctaagttatataaaaatattatattttttaggtttCAAATATCTTATATATCAGACAAGCGTTTAACCACAAGTCCCCcaggaaaaagataaaaaaaactagctaCATGTCCAAAATGCTACTATACAACGTCGTTGACAAATCATTATTACGGTAATAAATAGAGGTGAGAAGCTAGGAATATGTCTCCCGGACCACATGCATTTTATTGAAAGCGAGACACAATTAAGGGAAATTGTTGAAGTGACATCTGATTTTGGGTGCTATAGATCGATTGAAGGAACAGAGAGTCacagagataaaaaaagaaatcaataaatatgataaatagtgtaatgagaaatgaaatgaaaagaaaagaaaaattagagttataagatttgcttgatgattaagagtaaagaaaaagaggaagaaaggtGTGAgttcaaatcctttccaatttttactaataaattaatcattaaaattgacttttaaaaatatcaaaaataaaaaataaaaatgggatgaaaaagaagataaaatatagGATAATTATGTATCTTAAAACACAGCTTGATTATTATtggtaaatattttctttaactcCTACTTTACATGTTATAGCATTTATAACCATACCAAAAAAAGCATTGATAAACACACACCAAACTAacaattttgtaacaaaaaatacatGCACAACATTTATAGTAACATGGGATTATatagtataaattaattaatcccCCTCATGGCCCTCATCATTGTAGCTAGCTAGACAAGTTGTTGGTAACggtagttgttgttgttggtggtaTATTGACTTGATTTGATTATTAGTTCTTGGGAGAAGAAGAGACGATTTTGTAGGCTGATAAAAGAGTGATTCCGAAATAggaaatgaaagcaaaataagAGAGCAAAAGGGAAACCAAGTTTGTTGTGCAGAACTTGCGCACATGGTCGCATATTGGCTGCCAACCCACATGATCCTCTCCAAACTGCCCCACGTAACCTATTGCAGTTGCCGCTGCACATCCAGCTATCAACAACACCATCATCACCTTCAAGgtcaaattaaattcttttttcactaattttgtTGGCTGAAAAGTCAAATTGTAACTAAacccttttctcatttttacATTATATGAATCAATCAAACCGCACCATGATGTGTCATTATGAATTTGATTACAAGCTAGAgaatactaataaaataatatgttaaattatgcTGATTTTAATGACTATGGACATGTTTGAGTTGTCATCTAACATGCACTGACACATTTTAAGACTAAGGTGACGCGGGTTTTAAGATTAATCTAACGGACCAACACAAAAAACATACTATAAATCGATCCGTTTCAAAAACACAGTTTTGAGGTTCACCAACGGTTattgaatataatttattttcacatgtaactaataaaaatcattcttttataattttaaaaatcattttcataaaaattaataaaataaccttggataataatttatgattaaatggtaatggaaacttattttatattaatgtctaacacttttttttttctaggcaTACATATATGATGCATATATTTACGACATCATTGGAGAAGGAAAAGGATTAAGCTTACAATGTCATGCAAGAATAGGAAGAAATGGTATCTTGGTGATGCTTGACGTTTCATGAGAAAGTTCAGTACCAGTGTCAGCAAAGACAAGGCAACGACTACACCATTTGCTGCAACAAAAAACCTGTGGTACCGAAAAGCAGACAGaggataattgaaaaaaaaaatatttttgatgtTATTCTGTACTATCTCTTCTCATGCTGTTCCGTGTTCCGTGTTTTACAGCAGAAAAATCAAATCTTTGAAATTGAAGGTACTTACTTGAAGGAGGGTGAGTAATAAAAGTGGGCTTGGAAGCGGATAGCGAAGATGAGAACGGTTTGGTTGTTGGTGACCATGACGGCGATTGAAGCTGCAGAGAGGAGAGTGGGTATGATTCTGAGGATGTCTTGAGCCATCAAGAAAATAGTTAGTATAATCCTATGTTGTTGTTGTGAGGCTGATCGAGGTTGATTTGGATTTGGAGTATACTATGGAGGAATCTTTGGCGTCAGGCATATGGGAAAGGGAAACCGTTTCGAGTTACTTTAAAGGAAGGGAAATGGGTAGTAAAGAGTAGAGAGCTTGATTGGGGAAGAATACGACAGGGAATGGAAGGCAGAGACTTGACAGGGAAGTGATGATGATGAAAATACTAGTATGTGTGAATTTAACAAGAGAAATTgcggaaaaaggaaaaagaatgaGACATTGTCCCGAGGACAAGCTGCAAAAATGGGATCTTTAAAAGAGGAATATTGGGAATTTAGGACtgtgagttttttattttttactttaaaatatagtaatttataaaataaaacgtGTTGgtggaaattgaaattatttttaattaaattttaaaatttttttacatttacttttaaaaccaatattttttttaatttagtttttattttaggaaaatacACTTTTAACATTTGCCGGTAATTCTTGTTATTCTTGTTATGATTACTTACGttaccattattattattatctttaatattATCTCATCACCTCCATtgcaattaatataattgtCAGTTGTCATTATTAACTATTACCATAATTAGCATCTTTATTGTTGCTACCTTTGTTATCATTATCCTTATTACAAAAACACCACTAGAActaattttaataacaaaagaaaactttgaaaataaattattttaaaataaaaaattggagaaaaatttacaattaaatgttaaaaactaaaagataattgttgtttttaacaaaatttgaaaCTCACAACTATGAATAAACCGCCTCAGACGAGGTTGGGAAGTAACTGtttgtaaaattgatttcaaTTGAGTATATtatgttgtttaattttaaaaggaaattagtagtaaaaattaatataaattttttattcaatataaaaagtatattaagaagctttaaattaaaattaattttttatcataaactaAACGTAAAAATTTGtctaaaaatttgttaattgaTATTGTAATGTGATTCTAGATAGTGAAACATGaatcaaaataaacataatttcaaTACTCTTTtcttacttattaaaaaaatactcttattttattaaataatgaacttaattatatttttagtcatttattgTGCTTGTTTTGCAAATTCGGTCTTCTAATATTgacttaaatatctttttttttctaccatttagtattttttttcatttttatctttgtaaaaaaaatattttaatccttaCAAAATGTATTTGTTTTGTCTTTCATTCTTAAAACACTTTGGATAACGTTTTTTTTCACTACTTAAAATGTTTTTCACTATTTAAAGCATTTA from Glycine soja cultivar W05 chromosome 16, ASM419377v2, whole genome shotgun sequence harbors:
- the LOC114389595 gene encoding CASP-like protein 1F2 isoform X1, producing the protein MAQDILRIIPTLLSAASIAVMVTNNQTVLIFAIRFQAHFYYSPSFKFFVAANGVVVALSLLTLVLNFLMKRQASPRYHFFLFLHDIVMMVLLIAGCAAATAIGYVGQFGEDHVGWQPICDHVRKFCTTNLVSLLLSYFAFISYFGITLLSAYKIVSSSPKN
- the LOC114389595 gene encoding CASP-like protein 1F2 isoform X2 codes for the protein MAQDILRIIPTLLSAASIAVMVTNNQTVLIFAIRFQAHFYYSPSFKFFVAANGVVVALSLLTLVLNFLMKRQASPRYHFFLFLHDILDVQRQLQ